The Clarias gariepinus isolate MV-2021 ecotype Netherlands chromosome 7, CGAR_prim_01v2, whole genome shotgun sequence genome includes a window with the following:
- the slc24a1 gene encoding sodium/potassium/calcium exchanger 1 isoform X5, with amino-acid sequence MYLTRRKRLQLTRIIFLLSGVLLCCIYQLTVRTRLPGPWTEPQIGENPKVDLENATKGLAGKAVAPAKLTTTAVGEGISLQTEHKSDTTASATPLRPEKTETTAVRPATTTNKTIVRCVYVDPDLPKPTPVPTPAPEPTHPTPTISIPGPAEPPPVKGEYPQDIFSIEERRRGWVLLHVFGMIYMFVSLAIVCDEFFVPTLGVITKKLEISDDVAGATFMAAGGSAPELFTSLIGVFISHSNVGIGTIVGSAVFNILFVIGMCALFSREMLYLTWWPLFRDVSFYILDLIMLIIFFLDNTIVWWESVMLVASYAIYVYFMKYNVQIERAFKSQLLRHKNIVKVIPVEEPEKENGTPVETNSTPEPEDKNLLKLRPTLQRGGSSASLHNSTMRNTIFQLMIHTLDPLGEDSVINGGTKPSSSLGSKGEDCKIEEREESKEPAGAPSSKKADTKEKPEGQKEEEEAVAGEGGGSEGSEGSDDSDEDSDEDSDEDSDEHSDEDQDEDGLEDDDGEENEEPLSLDWPDTRRKQATYLFLLPIVFLLWLTIPDVRNPASRKYFAITFLGSIVWIAIFSYLMVWWAHQVGETIGISEEIMGLTILAAGTSIPDLITSVIVARKGLGDMAVSSSVGSNIFDITVGLPVPWLMYSFVHGLAPVAVSSNGLFCAIVLLILMLLFVIISIAVCKWRMNKMLGFTMFMLYFVFLVLSVMLEDRIIVCPVSI; translated from the exons ATGTATCTAACTCGGAGAAAGAGACTTCAGTTGACCCGTATTATATTTCTTCTGTCTGGGGTTTTGCTTTGTTGTATATACCAACTAACAGTTAGAACCAGATTACCAGGACCCTGGACCGAACCTCAGATTGGAGAAAATCCCAAAGTTGACCTTGAAAATGCTACTAAAGGACTAGCAGGGAAAGCCGTAGCACCAGCTAAGCTGACCACCACTGCTGTGGGAGAAGGTATATCGTTGCAAACAGAGCATAAGTCAGACACAACTGCATCCGCCACCCCTCTGAGACCAGAGAAAACAGAAACAACAGCGGTACGCCCAGCGACCACCACAAACAAGACAATTGTCCGCTGCGTCTATGTAGATCCAGACCTTCCGAAGCCCACTCCAGTTCCTACACCAGCACCTGAACCCACTCACCCTACACCTACAATCAGCATCCCTGGCCCTGCAGAGCCCCCTCCCGTAAAGGGTGAATATCCTCAGGACATCTTCTCAATTGAAGAACGACGGAGAGGCTGGGTGTTACTGCACGTCTTTGGGATGATAtacatgtttgtttctttggcCATTGTGTGTGATGAGTTCTTTGTCCCTACTCTTGGTGTCATCACTAAAAAGCTGGAGATTTCAGATGACGTTGCGGGTGCAACATTCATGGCGGCTGGTGGCTCTGCTCCTGAACTCTTTACTTCCCTGATTGGTGTCTTTATCTCACACAGCAATGTGGGCATAGGAACTATCGTAGGCTCAGCTGTATTTAACATCCTTTTTGTAATCGGAATGTGTGCTTTGTTCTCACGGGAGATGCTCTACCTCACCTGGTGGCCTCTCTTCAGAGACGTGTCCTTTTACATCTTAGATCTGATCATgctcatcatctttttcttggaCAATACCATCGTGTGGTGGGAGAGCGTAATGCTGGTGGCTAGTTATGCAATCTATGTCTACTTCATGAAATACAACGTTCAGATTGAGCGAGCATTCAAGTCGCAGCTCCTCAGGCACAAGAACATCGTCAAAGTCATCCCAGTAGAGGAGCCTGAGAAG GAAAATGGGACACCAGTTGAAACTAATTCTACTCCTGAGCCTGAAGACAAGAATCTATTAAAG CTGAGGCCCACACTACAACGAGGGGGTAGTTCAGCATCTTTGCATAACAGCACCATGAGGAACACCATTTTCCAGCTCATGATTCACACACTGGACCCTTTGGGTGAGG ACTCAGTGATAAATGGGGGTACAAAGCCAAGCAGCTCTTTGGGAAGTAAAG gTGAAGATTGTAAGATAGAGGAACGAGAGGAATCCAAAGAGCCAGCAGGTGCACCTTCTTCTAAAAAGGCAGACACCAAGGAAAAGCCAGAGGGACAGAAG gAGGAAGAAGAGGCAGTAGCAGGAGAGGGAGGGGGCTCAGAAGGATCAGAAGGCTCTGATGATAGTGATGAGGACAGTGATGAGGACAGTGATGAGGACAGTGATGAGCACAGTGATGAAGATCAGGATGAAGATGGCTTAGAGGATGATGATGGAGAGGAAAATGAGGAGCCTCTGTCCTTGGACTGGCCAGACACCAGAAGGAAACAAGCCACGTACCTGTTTCTTCTGCCCATTGTATTTCTTCTGTGGCTCACCATACCGGATGTCAGAAATCCA GCATCCAGGAAGTACTTTGCCATCACCTTCCTGGGTTCCATAGTGTGGATTGCTATTTTCTCCTACCTCATGGTGTGGTGGGCGCATCAG gtaggTGAAACCATTGGCATTTCAGAAGAGATAATGGGTCTCACCATTCTGGCAGCGGGTACATCCATTCCTGACCTAATCACTAGTGTGATTGTAGCTCGCAAAGGCCTGGGAGACATGGCAGTTTCCAGCTCTGTAGGCAGCAACATATTTGACATTACTGTGGG GCTGCCTGTGCCCTGGTTAATGTATTCATTCGTCCATGGGCTGGCACCTGTGGCTGTCAGCAGCAATGGACTTTTCTGCGCCATCGTGCTGCTCATCCTCATGCTCCTTTTTGTCATCATCTCCATCGCAGTCTGTAAATGGAGGATGAATAAAATGCTGGGCTTCACCATGTTCATGCTCTACTTTGTGTTCCTTGTGCTCAGTGTAATGCTGGAGGACCGCATTATTGTCTGTCCCGTGTCAATTTGA
- the slc24a1 gene encoding sodium/potassium/calcium exchanger 1 isoform X2: MYLTRRKRLQLTRIIFLLSGVLLCCIYQLTVRTRLPGPWTEPQIGENPKVDLENATKGLAGKAVAPAKLTTTAVGEGISLQTEHKSDTTASATPLRPEKTETTAVRPATTTNKTIVRCVYVDPDLPKPTPVPTPAPEPTHPTPTISIPGPAEPPPVKGEYPQDIFSIEERRRGWVLLHVFGMIYMFVSLAIVCDEFFVPTLGVITKKLEISDDVAGATFMAAGGSAPELFTSLIGVFISHSNVGIGTIVGSAVFNILFVIGMCALFSREMLYLTWWPLFRDVSFYILDLIMLIIFFLDNTIVWWESVMLVASYAIYVYFMKYNVQIERAFKSQLLRHKNIVKVIPVEEPEKENGTPVETNSTPEPEDKNLLKLRPTLQRGGSSASLHNSTMRNTIFQLMIHTLDPLDSVINGGTKPSSSLGSKVKFKDKAQILNSMARGRVEGKEKEKSGKGEDCKIEEREESKEPAGAPSSKKADTKEKPEGQKEEEEAVAGEGGGSEGSEGSDDSDEDSDEDSDEDSDEHSDEDQDEDGLEDDDGEENEEPLSLDWPDTRRKQATYLFLLPIVFLLWLTIPDVRNPASRKYFAITFLGSIVWIAIFSYLMVWWAHQVGETIGISEEIMGLTILAAGTSIPDLITSVIVARKGLGDMAVSSSVGSNIFDITVGLPVPWLMYSFVHGLAPVAVSSNGLFCAIVLLILMLLFVIISIAVCKWRMNKMLGFTMFMLYFVFLVLSVMLEDRIIVCPVSI; this comes from the exons ATGTATCTAACTCGGAGAAAGAGACTTCAGTTGACCCGTATTATATTTCTTCTGTCTGGGGTTTTGCTTTGTTGTATATACCAACTAACAGTTAGAACCAGATTACCAGGACCCTGGACCGAACCTCAGATTGGAGAAAATCCCAAAGTTGACCTTGAAAATGCTACTAAAGGACTAGCAGGGAAAGCCGTAGCACCAGCTAAGCTGACCACCACTGCTGTGGGAGAAGGTATATCGTTGCAAACAGAGCATAAGTCAGACACAACTGCATCCGCCACCCCTCTGAGACCAGAGAAAACAGAAACAACAGCGGTACGCCCAGCGACCACCACAAACAAGACAATTGTCCGCTGCGTCTATGTAGATCCAGACCTTCCGAAGCCCACTCCAGTTCCTACACCAGCACCTGAACCCACTCACCCTACACCTACAATCAGCATCCCTGGCCCTGCAGAGCCCCCTCCCGTAAAGGGTGAATATCCTCAGGACATCTTCTCAATTGAAGAACGACGGAGAGGCTGGGTGTTACTGCACGTCTTTGGGATGATAtacatgtttgtttctttggcCATTGTGTGTGATGAGTTCTTTGTCCCTACTCTTGGTGTCATCACTAAAAAGCTGGAGATTTCAGATGACGTTGCGGGTGCAACATTCATGGCGGCTGGTGGCTCTGCTCCTGAACTCTTTACTTCCCTGATTGGTGTCTTTATCTCACACAGCAATGTGGGCATAGGAACTATCGTAGGCTCAGCTGTATTTAACATCCTTTTTGTAATCGGAATGTGTGCTTTGTTCTCACGGGAGATGCTCTACCTCACCTGGTGGCCTCTCTTCAGAGACGTGTCCTTTTACATCTTAGATCTGATCATgctcatcatctttttcttggaCAATACCATCGTGTGGTGGGAGAGCGTAATGCTGGTGGCTAGTTATGCAATCTATGTCTACTTCATGAAATACAACGTTCAGATTGAGCGAGCATTCAAGTCGCAGCTCCTCAGGCACAAGAACATCGTCAAAGTCATCCCAGTAGAGGAGCCTGAGAAG GAAAATGGGACACCAGTTGAAACTAATTCTACTCCTGAGCCTGAAGACAAGAATCTATTAAAG CTGAGGCCCACACTACAACGAGGGGGTAGTTCAGCATCTTTGCATAACAGCACCATGAGGAACACCATTTTCCAGCTCATGATTCACACACTGGACCCTTTGG ACTCAGTGATAAATGGGGGTACAAAGCCAAGCAGCTCTTTGGGAAGTAAAG TGAAGTTTAAAGACAAGGCTCAGATTTTGAACAGCATGGCCAGGGGGAGAGTAGAGGgcaaagagaaggaaaaatcaGGCAAAG gTGAAGATTGTAAGATAGAGGAACGAGAGGAATCCAAAGAGCCAGCAGGTGCACCTTCTTCTAAAAAGGCAGACACCAAGGAAAAGCCAGAGGGACAGAAG gAGGAAGAAGAGGCAGTAGCAGGAGAGGGAGGGGGCTCAGAAGGATCAGAAGGCTCTGATGATAGTGATGAGGACAGTGATGAGGACAGTGATGAGGACAGTGATGAGCACAGTGATGAAGATCAGGATGAAGATGGCTTAGAGGATGATGATGGAGAGGAAAATGAGGAGCCTCTGTCCTTGGACTGGCCAGACACCAGAAGGAAACAAGCCACGTACCTGTTTCTTCTGCCCATTGTATTTCTTCTGTGGCTCACCATACCGGATGTCAGAAATCCA GCATCCAGGAAGTACTTTGCCATCACCTTCCTGGGTTCCATAGTGTGGATTGCTATTTTCTCCTACCTCATGGTGTGGTGGGCGCATCAG gtaggTGAAACCATTGGCATTTCAGAAGAGATAATGGGTCTCACCATTCTGGCAGCGGGTACATCCATTCCTGACCTAATCACTAGTGTGATTGTAGCTCGCAAAGGCCTGGGAGACATGGCAGTTTCCAGCTCTGTAGGCAGCAACATATTTGACATTACTGTGGG GCTGCCTGTGCCCTGGTTAATGTATTCATTCGTCCATGGGCTGGCACCTGTGGCTGTCAGCAGCAATGGACTTTTCTGCGCCATCGTGCTGCTCATCCTCATGCTCCTTTTTGTCATCATCTCCATCGCAGTCTGTAAATGGAGGATGAATAAAATGCTGGGCTTCACCATGTTCATGCTCTACTTTGTGTTCCTTGTGCTCAGTGTAATGCTGGAGGACCGCATTATTGTCTGTCCCGTGTCAATTTGA
- the slc24a1 gene encoding sodium/potassium/calcium exchanger 1 isoform X3, whose translation MYLTRRKRLQLTRIIFLLSGVLLCCIYQLTVRTRLPGPWTEPQIGENPKVDLENATKGLAGKAVAPAKLTTTAVGEGISLQTEHKSDTTASATPLRPEKTETTAVRPATTTNKTIVRCVYVDPDLPKPTPVPTPAPEPTHPTPTISIPGPAEPPPVKGEYPQDIFSIEERRRGWVLLHVFGMIYMFVSLAIVCDEFFVPTLGVITKKLEISDDVAGATFMAAGGSAPELFTSLIGVFISHSNVGIGTIVGSAVFNILFVIGMCALFSREMLYLTWWPLFRDVSFYILDLIMLIIFFLDNTIVWWESVMLVASYAIYVYFMKYNVQIERAFKSQLLRHKNIVKVIPVEEPEKENGTPVETNSTPEPEDKNLLKLRPTLQRGGSSASLHNSTMRNTIFQLMIHTLDPLGEVKFKDKAQILNSMARGRVEGKEKEKSGKGEDCKIEEREESKEPAGAPSSKKADTKEKPEGQKEEEEAVAGEGGGSEGSEGSDDSDEDSDEDSDEDSDEHSDEDQDEDGLEDDDGEENEEPLSLDWPDTRRKQATYLFLLPIVFLLWLTIPDVRNPASRKYFAITFLGSIVWIAIFSYLMVWWAHQVGETIGISEEIMGLTILAAGTSIPDLITSVIVARKGLGDMAVSSSVGSNIFDITVGLPVPWLMYSFVHGLAPVAVSSNGLFCAIVLLILMLLFVIISIAVCKWRMNKMLGFTMFMLYFVFLVLSVMLEDRIIVCPVSI comes from the exons ATGTATCTAACTCGGAGAAAGAGACTTCAGTTGACCCGTATTATATTTCTTCTGTCTGGGGTTTTGCTTTGTTGTATATACCAACTAACAGTTAGAACCAGATTACCAGGACCCTGGACCGAACCTCAGATTGGAGAAAATCCCAAAGTTGACCTTGAAAATGCTACTAAAGGACTAGCAGGGAAAGCCGTAGCACCAGCTAAGCTGACCACCACTGCTGTGGGAGAAGGTATATCGTTGCAAACAGAGCATAAGTCAGACACAACTGCATCCGCCACCCCTCTGAGACCAGAGAAAACAGAAACAACAGCGGTACGCCCAGCGACCACCACAAACAAGACAATTGTCCGCTGCGTCTATGTAGATCCAGACCTTCCGAAGCCCACTCCAGTTCCTACACCAGCACCTGAACCCACTCACCCTACACCTACAATCAGCATCCCTGGCCCTGCAGAGCCCCCTCCCGTAAAGGGTGAATATCCTCAGGACATCTTCTCAATTGAAGAACGACGGAGAGGCTGGGTGTTACTGCACGTCTTTGGGATGATAtacatgtttgtttctttggcCATTGTGTGTGATGAGTTCTTTGTCCCTACTCTTGGTGTCATCACTAAAAAGCTGGAGATTTCAGATGACGTTGCGGGTGCAACATTCATGGCGGCTGGTGGCTCTGCTCCTGAACTCTTTACTTCCCTGATTGGTGTCTTTATCTCACACAGCAATGTGGGCATAGGAACTATCGTAGGCTCAGCTGTATTTAACATCCTTTTTGTAATCGGAATGTGTGCTTTGTTCTCACGGGAGATGCTCTACCTCACCTGGTGGCCTCTCTTCAGAGACGTGTCCTTTTACATCTTAGATCTGATCATgctcatcatctttttcttggaCAATACCATCGTGTGGTGGGAGAGCGTAATGCTGGTGGCTAGTTATGCAATCTATGTCTACTTCATGAAATACAACGTTCAGATTGAGCGAGCATTCAAGTCGCAGCTCCTCAGGCACAAGAACATCGTCAAAGTCATCCCAGTAGAGGAGCCTGAGAAG GAAAATGGGACACCAGTTGAAACTAATTCTACTCCTGAGCCTGAAGACAAGAATCTATTAAAG CTGAGGCCCACACTACAACGAGGGGGTAGTTCAGCATCTTTGCATAACAGCACCATGAGGAACACCATTTTCCAGCTCATGATTCACACACTGGACCCTTTGGGTGAGG TGAAGTTTAAAGACAAGGCTCAGATTTTGAACAGCATGGCCAGGGGGAGAGTAGAGGgcaaagagaaggaaaaatcaGGCAAAG gTGAAGATTGTAAGATAGAGGAACGAGAGGAATCCAAAGAGCCAGCAGGTGCACCTTCTTCTAAAAAGGCAGACACCAAGGAAAAGCCAGAGGGACAGAAG gAGGAAGAAGAGGCAGTAGCAGGAGAGGGAGGGGGCTCAGAAGGATCAGAAGGCTCTGATGATAGTGATGAGGACAGTGATGAGGACAGTGATGAGGACAGTGATGAGCACAGTGATGAAGATCAGGATGAAGATGGCTTAGAGGATGATGATGGAGAGGAAAATGAGGAGCCTCTGTCCTTGGACTGGCCAGACACCAGAAGGAAACAAGCCACGTACCTGTTTCTTCTGCCCATTGTATTTCTTCTGTGGCTCACCATACCGGATGTCAGAAATCCA GCATCCAGGAAGTACTTTGCCATCACCTTCCTGGGTTCCATAGTGTGGATTGCTATTTTCTCCTACCTCATGGTGTGGTGGGCGCATCAG gtaggTGAAACCATTGGCATTTCAGAAGAGATAATGGGTCTCACCATTCTGGCAGCGGGTACATCCATTCCTGACCTAATCACTAGTGTGATTGTAGCTCGCAAAGGCCTGGGAGACATGGCAGTTTCCAGCTCTGTAGGCAGCAACATATTTGACATTACTGTGGG GCTGCCTGTGCCCTGGTTAATGTATTCATTCGTCCATGGGCTGGCACCTGTGGCTGTCAGCAGCAATGGACTTTTCTGCGCCATCGTGCTGCTCATCCTCATGCTCCTTTTTGTCATCATCTCCATCGCAGTCTGTAAATGGAGGATGAATAAAATGCTGGGCTTCACCATGTTCATGCTCTACTTTGTGTTCCTTGTGCTCAGTGTAATGCTGGAGGACCGCATTATTGTCTGTCCCGTGTCAATTTGA